In one Balaenoptera acutorostrata chromosome 5, mBalAcu1.1, whole genome shotgun sequence genomic region, the following are encoded:
- the LOC103017279 gene encoding AP-3 complex subunit sigma-1-like, producing the protein MIKAILIFNNHGKPRLSKFYQPYNLIQLFVETLDKCFENVCELDLIFHVDNVHNIFAEMVMGRMVLETNMNEIVTHTDAQTKLEKSVAGLAGAPARAVSAVKNTNLPEIPRNINIGDISIKVSTLLSFK; encoded by the exons ATGATCAAGGCAATCCTCATCTTTAACAACCATGGGAAGCCGCGGCTCTCCAAGTTCTACCAGCCCTACA ATCTAATTCAATTATTTGTGGAAACATTAGACAAGTGTTTTGAAAACGTCTGTGAACTGGATTTAATTTTCCATGTAGACAATGTTCACAATATCTTTGCAGAAATGGTGATGGGGAGAATGGTATTGGAGACGAACATGAATGAGATTGTTACACACACTGATGCACAAACTAAACTGGAGAAATCTGTGGCTGGCTTAGCAGGAGCTCCAGCCCGTGCTGTATCAGCTGTAAAGAATACGAATCTTCCTGAGATTCCAAGAAATATTAACATTGGTGACATCAGTATAAAAGTGTCAACCCttctctcttttaaataa